In Bacteroidales bacterium, the following proteins share a genomic window:
- a CDS encoding transcriptional repressor, giving the protein MEASEILANHRLRRTSCREGIIDVFLSTKRTLSENEICERLAGHYDRTTFYRSFKTLVEKNILHKIIIDNKNIRYALNNTINNKIKHVHFYCNQCNMVECLETVPFEPPKLPNGYTIKDSDLIIKGICNKCKTA; this is encoded by the coding sequence ATGGAAGCATCTGAAATTTTAGCTAATCATCGATTAAGACGCACAAGCTGTAGAGAAGGCATTATTGATGTTTTTCTATCTACAAAAAGGACCTTATCTGAAAATGAAATATGCGAACGTTTAGCAGGGCATTATGATCGGACAACATTTTATCGATCTTTTAAAACTCTTGTAGAAAAAAATATATTACACAAAATTATTATCGATAATAAAAATATTCGATATGCTTTAAATAACACCATTAACAATAAAATAAAGCATGTGCATTTTTATTGCAATCAATGCAACATGGTTGAATGTTTAGAAACCGTTCCTTTTGAACCGCCTAAATTACCGAACGGCTATACTATTAAAGATTCAGATCTGATTATTAAAGGTATCTGCAATAAATGTAAAACAGCTTAA
- a CDS encoding DPP IV N-terminal domain-containing protein: MKKIILILLVVFVCSITKSQNKMLTIDDAVIGAYRTMYANDLYNIGWRTNDIFTYSKGANLYQQSIKNAKEIMAINGNSLFEITHDSAFNSFVVFPEYRWTTKDICWIKNSNKIAEIDLKANKVLTFLSLPDTADNIELHYKSKMAAYTIENNLWVQYPNGNKVAISNETNKGIVYGKSVHRNEFGIEKGIFWSNSGKLLAFYRMDESMVTQYPIVDISTRIATEKPIRYPMAGMKSHEVLVGVFNTETKNIIYLKTGEPKEQYLTNITWTPDDQYICIAVLNREQNHMKFNMYNAQTGEWVKTLFEEKNDRYVEPLHPAIFISNDQFIWQSQRNGYNHFYLYKTDGTLLKQITKGNWAVIDYLGYQSKTRSIYFISTNPTALERQVYSVNIDNGEMKRLTPERGCHEPIFNDNFSFFIDKYSNLNTPKTINLNDAYGKKIRTILEGKNSLSDYAMPELKLDTIKAADGKTDLYGRIIKPLNFDPAKKYPLILYVYGGPHAQLVQDEWLSGAPLWDFYMAQQGYIVATIDNRGSANRGFEFESCIHRQCGVNEAQDQMEFVKHLIKQGFVDEKRIGVHGWSYGGFMTTTLMTTYPEVFKVGVAGGPVIDWKYYEIMYGERYMDTPQENPEGYEKTSLLNKAKNLKGKLLIIHGYIDDTVVLQHSLAFIEQCIKKGILVDYFIYPKHPHNVRGKDRIHLMKKVTQYFYDFL, translated from the coding sequence ATGAAGAAAATAATTTTAATTTTATTAGTTGTTTTTGTTTGCTCTATAACAAAGTCACAAAACAAAATGCTAACCATTGACGACGCCGTTATTGGAGCCTATAGAACGATGTATGCCAACGATTTGTATAATATTGGATGGCGAACCAACGATATTTTTACTTATAGCAAAGGAGCAAATTTATATCAGCAATCTATAAAAAATGCAAAAGAAATAATGGCTATTAATGGCAATTCATTATTTGAAATTACACATGATAGTGCCTTTAATAGCTTTGTAGTTTTTCCTGAATACCGATGGACAACCAAAGATATTTGTTGGATAAAAAATTCCAACAAAATAGCCGAAATCGATTTAAAGGCTAATAAAGTTTTGACATTCTTATCTCTTCCTGACACGGCCGATAATATAGAACTTCATTACAAAAGCAAAATGGCGGCATATACTATTGAAAATAATCTTTGGGTTCAATATCCCAACGGCAATAAAGTAGCTATAAGTAACGAAACAAATAAAGGGATTGTTTATGGCAAATCGGTTCACCGCAATGAATTTGGAATAGAAAAAGGCATATTTTGGAGCAACAGTGGTAAACTTTTAGCATTTTACCGTATGGACGAAAGCATGGTAACCCAATACCCAATCGTTGATATTTCAACAAGAATTGCAACCGAAAAACCCATTCGTTATCCTATGGCTGGTATGAAAAGCCACGAAGTTTTAGTCGGCGTTTTTAATACCGAAACTAAAAATATTATCTACCTAAAAACAGGTGAACCTAAAGAACAATATTTAACAAACATAACATGGACCCCCGACGATCAATATATATGCATAGCCGTTTTAAACCGCGAACAAAATCACATGAAATTTAATATGTACAATGCACAAACAGGCGAATGGGTTAAAACTTTATTTGAAGAAAAAAACGACCGTTATGTAGAACCCTTACATCCCGCTATTTTTATCTCAAACGACCAATTTATATGGCAAAGTCAACGCAATGGTTACAACCATTTTTATTTATATAAAACCGATGGAACGCTCTTAAAACAAATAACTAAGGGCAATTGGGCAGTAATAGACTATCTAGGTTATCAATCCAAAACTCGTTCTATTTACTTTATATCCACTAACCCAACCGCATTAGAGCGTCAGGTATATAGCGTAAACATTGACAATGGAGAAATGAAACGACTCACTCCTGAAAGAGGTTGTCACGAACCTATTTTCAACGATAATTTTTCGTTTTTTATTGATAAATACAGCAACCTAAACACACCGAAAACCATCAACTTAAACGATGCTTATGGAAAAAAAATCCGAACCATTTTAGAAGGCAAAAATTCTTTAAGCGACTATGCTATGCCCGAATTAAAACTCGACACGATTAAAGCAGCCGATGGTAAAACCGATTTATATGGACGTATAATAAAACCATTGAATTTCGACCCAGCAAAAAAATATCCTCTAATATTGTATGTTTATGGTGGTCCTCATGCTCAGTTAGTTCAAGACGAATGGCTAAGTGGTGCGCCACTTTGGGACTTTTATATGGCTCAACAAGGATATATTGTTGCCACCATTGATAATAGAGGCTCTGCCAATAGAGGCTTTGAGTTCGAAAGCTGTATCCATCGTCAATGTGGAGTTAATGAAGCTCAAGACCAAATGGAATTTGTAAAACATCTTATAAAACAAGGTTTTGTCGATGAAAAACGAATAGGCGTTCACGGTTGGAGTTATGGCGGCTTTATGACAACCACCCTTATGACTACCTACCCCGAAGTTTTCAAAGTTGGAGTTGCTGGTGGACCTGTAATAGATTGGAAATATTACGAAATAATGTATGGCGAACGTTACATGGATACACCTCAAGAAAATCCCGAAGGCTACGAAAAAACAAGCTTACTCAATAAAGCTAAAAATTTAAAAGGTAAACTACTTATTATTCATGGGTATATTGACGACACCGTTGTTTTACAACACAGCTTAGCCTTCATTGAACAATGCATAAAAAAGGGCATTTTAGTCGATTATTTTATATATCCCAAACATCCACATAATGTTCGAGGCAAAGACCGAATTCATTTAATGAAAAAAGTCACCCAATATTTTTATGATTTTCTATAA
- a CDS encoding M15 family metallopeptidase: MQAKTHVSHPYCFRYITESELEKIYKGYGLVDVKSLDSTIVVDLRYASNYNFLGRNLYGEIQKAYLQKEVAIKLSKASQLLRNENASLRLVVLDAARPLSIQQQMWTDVNLPNGNKEKFVASPYIGSLHNFGAAVDVTLCNQNGSYLDMGTSFDSFSDTAYTINEEGLLRVGKLTQTQYQNRKLLRKIMMAAGFYPIETEWWHFNACSRNYAKAHYPIIVSHIYAENPLLINKAKEPPVLADISMLKVEFRIQILTSVNAYSSKDSRFKRLKVDWYKQDNLYKYTTGHYNNLEKALADLEQIKAKGFNDAFIVAFNNKHERISIKDAVELLHSKD; this comes from the coding sequence ATGCAAGCAAAAACTCATGTGTCTCATCCATATTGTTTTAGATATATAACAGAGAGCGAATTAGAGAAAATATATAAAGGCTACGGTTTAGTTGATGTTAAAAGTTTAGATAGTACTATTGTTGTTGATTTACGTTATGCTAGTAATTATAATTTTTTAGGACGGAACCTGTATGGTGAAATTCAGAAAGCTTATTTACAGAAAGAAGTTGCAATAAAACTCTCAAAGGCATCGCAATTGTTGCGCAATGAGAATGCATCCTTAAGATTGGTAGTTTTAGATGCTGCTCGCCCACTTTCGATACAACAACAAATGTGGACAGATGTGAACTTGCCCAATGGCAATAAGGAAAAATTTGTTGCAAGTCCTTATATCGGTTCATTACATAATTTTGGAGCTGCTGTAGATGTTACTCTTTGCAATCAAAATGGAAGTTATTTGGACATGGGGACCTCGTTCGATTCATTTTCTGATACTGCATATACCATTAACGAAGAAGGTTTGCTTAGGGTGGGCAAGTTGACACAAACCCAATATCAAAATCGAAAACTTTTGCGTAAAATTATGATGGCAGCCGGTTTTTATCCTATTGAAACCGAATGGTGGCATTTTAATGCTTGTTCGCGAAATTATGCTAAGGCTCACTACCCAATTATAGTTTCGCATATATATGCCGAAAATCCTTTACTAATAAATAAAGCAAAAGAGCCACCCGTTTTAGCCGATATTTCGATGCTAAAAGTTGAATTTAGAATTCAAATTTTAACTTCTGTAAATGCCTATTCATCTAAAGACTCACGATTTAAACGTTTAAAAGTGGATTGGTATAAACAAGATAATTTGTATAAATATACAACAGGACATTATAACAACCTTGAAAAAGCTTTGGCTGATTTAGAACAAATAAAGGCAAAAGGCTTTAACGATGCATTTATTGTTGCCTTTAATAATAAACATGAGCGTATAAGTATAAAAGATGCTGTAGAATTATTGCACAGTAAAGATTAA